The region TGCCCGTGCCGTCCGGATTCACGGTGATCTCCGGCAGGTGGCCGTAGTGGTAGGGGTTGGCCGTCGTCTCGCTGCCGAAGGTGTTGAGGCTGAATGCCTTGAACTGCGCATCGGTCGCCGCGCGGGTCGCATCCGGTTCGTATTCCTCGCTCGACAGGTGGGTGTTCCACGGCGACAGGCTCGCGCCGCAGGTGATCCACAGGCCGTGCGCCGACGAGGTGTCGACGTTGTGATACTTGACCAGCGCGAGCGCGCCCGTGGCCGGATCCTGGTCGAGCGTCAGCACCGCGATCGGCGACGGCAGCTGGCCGTAGACCGACGTGCCTTTCTGGTCGCGCGTCGTGTATTCGAACTGCACGACCGCGAACACCGGGTTGCCCTTCACGCCGGCGACGCGCGCATTGGGCAGCGTCAGCAGCGAGCTGCCGTCGGGGCAGTCGGAAAAGAACTGGCGTTCCTTGCCCGCCACCGAGGTGTCGCGGATCGGCTGGTTGCGGATGTCGTAGTAGCCGCCCGCGAGGATCGCGCCGCCCCGGCCGTCCGGCACGAGGTCGCCCGTCATGAAGAACGGCCGGTAGGCGAGCTTGTACTGGCGCGCGCTGCCGTCGGCGAACGACACGGACAGCGTCGAGCCGACCGTCGTCTGCGCCATCGCGGCCGGATTGTCGAGCGACGGCGCGGCCATCGACGCGAAGGTCGCCGCCGCGAACGCGGCGGGCGTCGGCGTGGGCGTCGCCGCGTCGTCGCCGCCGCAGCCGCTCAGCAGCGCGGGCAGCGCCAGCCCGCTCAACGGAAGCATCGGCGCGCCGGCCAGCAGTTTCAGGACGTGGCGGCGGGAAGAATCGGGCTGCGCGGGCATCGTGGGTTCCAGTATCGTGAGCGTGGGTGGGCGCCGGCCTCTATGAAAACGAAAGCAACAAGCAGGCTGTTTGAAAATTTGTTCGCAGTGTAGGGATGGAAGATGAAAGTTTTTTGAATTGATTCCGTATGATTCGACAATCGCCGCCGCTGTTTCTGGATCGAGCGCCGAATCGACCGACCGGCCGTGCCGAACTGGCCGCGCCGAACCGGCCGTGCCGGACCCGATTCGAGGCCGGCGCGAGCGCGCGGCGAGATGTAAAAATTGCCCACGCCCGGCCGGCGGGCCCCGCCGGCCGTCGTATGATGTTTTTTTGCCTGGAAGCGCCGCGCGCGGCGCATGAGCTGATGACGATGTCCACCCTTTCTCCTCGCCGCTGGCCGCGCGCCGCGTTGTGCGCCGCCTTTGCGGCCGGCCTGCTCGCCGGCTGCAACAAGACCGACACCCCGACGCCGCCGGACACCGCGGCCAGCGCCGCCGCGCAGGCGGCCGCCCAGGCGTCGCGCAAGCTCGACCAGGTCGCGGGCTTCGTCGACCAACAGCTCGATGCGGCCAAGCGGGGCGTCGCCTCGGCCGCTTCCGCGGTGCCGCCGCTGAGCGCGAGCACGGTGTCCGCGGCCGCCCAGGCGCAGTTGCAGGGCGCGGCCTCGGCCGTGTTCGGGCAGGCCGCCGCGGCCGCCGGCTCTCAGCTCGAGGCCGCCGGCCGCAAGCTCCAGCAATGGAGCCAGCAGGCCGCGCCGGCCAGCGCCGCGAGCGGTACCCGCTCCGGTGGATGACGGACTTGCGTTTCCAATTAAATGTAATTATGATGGTTACATATTGTCGTCGAGCGGTGGCGCAGGCGCGTCGCCGGACAGGTGAGTCATGAACACGAGCAGTCGCTTCGCATTCGCCGTCCATGTGCTTGCCTTGCTGTCGATGCAGGAAGGCGTGCCCTTGTCGTCGGGGGTGATCGCGGGCAGCGTCAACACCAATCCGGCGTTGATCCGCCGCCTGCTGTCGATGCTGGCCGCGGCCGGGATGACCACCTCGCAGCTCGGCGCGGGTGGCGGCGCGTTGCTGGCGCGGGAGCCGGGCAGCATCACGCTGCTCGACGTATACCGTGCGGTCGACGACGCGCAGCTGTTCGCGTTGCATCGCGAAGCGCCGAACCCGGACTGCATGGTGGGGCGGCATATCCAGGGCGCGTTGACCGGGTACATCGGCGATGCGCAGCGTGCGATGGAAGCCGCGCTCGCGCAGCGCACGCTGGCTGACGTGACGGCCGACGTGCTCGACGCCGAGGCGCAAGACGGAGCATCCGCCGCGGCCGCGCGCGGCGGGTGAGCAGGATGGGGCCGGCGACGCCGGCCGGACAGGCAGTCGTGGGGGGAACCCCCCGCTTTTTTTACCTTTAAATGTAATCAATACGATTACATATTGACTTCACCGGAGAACGAGCATGACCCAACGTACTTTGAACATCGCCTTGTTTGGCGCCACCGGCATGATTGGTTCGCGTATCGCCGCGGAAGCGGCTCGGCGCGGCCATCGCGTGACCGCGCTGTCGCGTCAGGCGGGCGCGGCGGGCGCGACGAACGTGACCGCGCGCGCGGCCGACCTGTTCGACGCGGCGAGCGTCGCGGCCGCGCTGGCCGGCCAGGATGTCGTGGCGAGCGCCTACGGTCCGAAGCAGGAGGATGCGGCGCAGGTCGGCGCGGCGACGCGCGCGCTGGTCGAGGGCGCGCGCCGCGCCGGTCTCAAGCGCCTGGTGGTGGTGGGCGGCGCGGGCTCGCTCGAAGTCGCGCCCGGCAAGCAGCTCGTCGACACCGAAGGGTTCCCCGACGCGTACAAGGCGGTCGCGCTCGCGCATCGCGACGCGCTCACGTACCTGAAGACGGCGGACGATCTCGACTGGACGTTCTTCGCGCCGGCCGCGATGATCGCGCCGGGCGAGCGCACGGGTCGCTTCCGCACCGGCGTCGATGCGCTGCTGGCCGATGCGGACGGCAACAGCAAGATCTCGGCGGAGGACTATGCGGTCGCGTTCGTCGATGCGCTCGAGCAGGACGCGTTCGTGCGCCGGATCGCGACGGCCGCCTACTGACGCGTGGCGGCGCCGGCCCGGCGCGTGGGGCCGGCAGGCCCGTGGACCGCGCGGGTCCGATCATGGGACATGCTGCGCGGGCGCATGCATCGATGCGCCCGCGCAGTGTCTATTGGCGGGTCGGGTTGGCGCGTGTCGAACGCACGGTGCGGCCGCGCGCTCGCACGGGACGCCGGCCGGTCGACCCATCGGCATCAAGCGTCGTGTTTCCCGGCGCGGGAGACCAAGCCGGCGCGCCGATCGCGCGGCGTGTCGGGCGCGCGCGCTGCCTTGTCTACAGTCAGGGGGGCGTGTGACGGTCGTGCGAGTCGAGCGAGGCGGGGGGGCGGGGCGTGGGAGCGTGTTGGCGGACCAGCTGTTCGCAGAGGGGGCCCGACGGCCGCCATGTCGGCATCGCGCATGGTGCCTCCCGACGCAGGGGACGTGGCGGCGGTTCGGCGCCGCAGCGCGCCAGGCGTGCGCGCTGCCTCATGTGCGGGTCGGGTTGCTGTATGGCGGTCGTGCAAGCCGGGCGAGGCGGGGGGGCGTGCGTGCGCGGAGGATCGCGCGGACGCATGGGCCGCTCGGCGGCCGATGCGTCGGCCTCGCGCGTCTCCTTCGCTTTCCGCCGCCGGGATGATCCGGTGATCCCGCGCGGCGCGTCAGGCGTCCGCGTCGACGCGCGCGTTGACGTGGGTGGCGATGCGCTCGCCGGACACGCCGTACACGTGCAGCGACACGGCGGGCGCTTCGTGCGGTTCGCCGCCGTGGCCGAGCCGATGGATGCCCGTCATGCCGGCGCGCACGAACGATACCGCGCCCGGCGCGCGCGGCCGACGGCGCAGTGCGCTCGCACGGCCGGCCGCTTCGTGCCAGGCATAGGCCGTTTCGCTCAGGGTGCCTTCGAGCACCGCGTAACCGCACCAGGTCCGATGGCCGTGCGCCGGGCTCCATTGTCCCGGGCGCCAGACCAGCGACACGATCGCGTAGCGGCCGAGCGGATCGGCGGCAAGCAGGTGACGGCGGTACGCGTGCGCACTGCTTTCACGCTGCCCGGGCGCGAGGAGCCCGGATGCGGCGGCGGCCTCCGCGAGCGCCGCGCGCGCGAAGCGCGCATGCCGCGCCGGTTCCGCGCGGTGCGCGGTCGCGTCGAGCGCCGCATCGAGCCGCGCGCACAGCCGCGCGAGCGGCGCCGTGACGATGCGCGGCGCGGCCGGCGCGCCGGCCGTCGGCGGGCCGGGGCGAACGGGGCAAGCTGGGCGTCTGGATTCATCGGCAAATCGGTGAATCGGCGCGTCGTGGAGCGCCCGCCGGGATCAATGGGACGGATACGTATTTATACCGGTCGACGCGGAGAAAGGGATTCCATACTGTTCCCCCATCTACTTTTTCAATAGAAAAAAATTCTATCCACACGAGGTTGGGGAAATGGATGCGATCGACCGCAAATTGCTCGAACTCCTTCAGGCAGACGCGACGCTGCCGATCGCCGAGCTGGCGCAACGGGTGAACCTGTCGCAGACGCCGTGCTGGAAGCGGATTCAGCGGCTCAAGGAAACCGGCGCGATCCGCGCGCAGGTGGCGTTGTGCGATCCGCGCAAGCTGGGCGTCGGCACGACCGTGTTCGTCGCGGTGCGCACCAACCAGCACACCGAGGAGTGGGCGGCGCGCTTCACGCAGGCGGTGCGCGACATCCCGGAGGTGGTCGAGGTCTACCGGATGAGCGGCGAGACCGATTACCTGCTGCGCGTCGTCGTGTCCGGCATCGACGACTACGATCGCGTGTACAAGCAGCTGATCCGCGCGGTGCCGCTGTTCGACGTCAGTTCGTCGTTCGCGATGGAGCAGATCAAGTACTCGACCGCGCTGCCGGTGCGTGACGGCGTCTGACGCCTGAGCGCGCGGGCGCGGCGAACCCGGATTGCATGTCGCGCACGGTTGCCTATCGTTGAGACAGGGTCGCGCGCCGGGCCGGCCGCGGGTCGGGCGGGCGTCCGGCCCGTGGGCGGACGGAGGCAGTGATGAAAGCACTCTCGCAACT is a window of Burkholderia sp. FERM BP-3421 DNA encoding:
- a CDS encoding Rrf2 family transcriptional regulator, whose translation is MNTSSRFAFAVHVLALLSMQEGVPLSSGVIAGSVNTNPALIRRLLSMLAAAGMTTSQLGAGGGALLAREPGSITLLDVYRAVDDAQLFALHREAPNPDCMVGRHIQGALTGYIGDAQRAMEAALAQRTLADVTADVLDAEAQDGASAAAARGG
- a CDS encoding NAD(P)-dependent oxidoreductase, whose protein sequence is MTQRTLNIALFGATGMIGSRIAAEAARRGHRVTALSRQAGAAGATNVTARAADLFDAASVAAALAGQDVVASAYGPKQEDAAQVGAATRALVEGARRAGLKRLVVVGGAGSLEVAPGKQLVDTEGFPDAYKAVALAHRDALTYLKTADDLDWTFFAPAAMIAPGERTGRFRTGVDALLADADGNSKISAEDYAVAFVDALEQDAFVRRIATAAY
- a CDS encoding cysteine dioxygenase yields the protein MHRFADESRRPACPVRPGPPTAGAPAAPRIVTAPLARLCARLDAALDATAHRAEPARHARFARAALAEAAAASGLLAPGQRESSAHAYRRHLLAADPLGRYAIVSLVWRPGQWSPAHGHRTWCGYAVLEGTLSETAYAWHEAAGRASALRRRPRAPGAVSFVRAGMTGIHRLGHGGEPHEAPAVSLHVYGVSGERIATHVNARVDADA
- a CDS encoding Lrp/AsnC family transcriptional regulator, which codes for MDAIDRKLLELLQADATLPIAELAQRVNLSQTPCWKRIQRLKETGAIRAQVALCDPRKLGVGTTVFVAVRTNQHTEEWAARFTQAVRDIPEVVEVYRMSGETDYLLRVVVSGIDDYDRVYKQLIRAVPLFDVSSSFAMEQIKYSTALPVRDGV